The sequence below is a genomic window from Mycobacterium spongiae.
CCCGAGGACGGGGCCTTCATCGTGGTCGAGACCTTGATCGACGACGCGCGACGGGAAAACACATCCGGTCTGATGATGTCGCTCAACATGCTGATCGAGTTCGGCGATGCATTCGACTACTCGGCTGCCGACTTCCGGAAGTGGTGCAGTGCGGCCGGATTCCGGTCGTTCGACGTGATCCCGCTCGCTGCGGGTTCCAGCGCGGCCGTCGCCTACAAGTAGCCGACAGAGTCGCGATCACCCTGGAGCCGCGATCACTATGGAGCCGCCCGAATTCACCATCGCCGACGCCCAGACTGCCTTCGATCGGGGCGAGTGGACCGCCGCCGGCCTGGTTGACCGCTATCTGACGCGAATCCGGCAGATCGATCGTTCCGGTCCCACGCTGCGGTCGATGATCGAAGTGAACCCCGACGCTGTGGCCATCGCTGAAGCGCTAGACGCCGAACGCGCACGGGGACGAACCCGCGGTCCGCTCCACGGCGTCCCCATCGTCGTCAAAGACAACATCGACACCGGCGACACGATGGCCACGACCGCCGGATCATTGGCTCTGGAAGGCAACATCGCATCACGAGATGCGTTTGTGGCCAGGAAATTACGCGACACCGGCGCCGTAATCCTCGGAAAAACGAACATGAGCGAGTGGGGCTATTTGCGTTCCACCCGGCCGTGCAGTGGGTGGAGCAGTCGCGGCGGCCAGGTGCGCAACGCCTATGTGTTGGACCGAAGCCCGCTCGGCTCCAGCTCGGGGTCGGCGGTTGCGGTGGCGGCCAACCTGTGCATCGGCGCAATTGGAGCCGAGGTCGATGGCTCCATCGTGCGTCCAGCGTCGAGCAGCTCGATCGTTGGTCTCAAGCCCACGGTCGGGCTGGTAAGTCGTGCCGGCGCCATCGGGGTCGCGGCGCCGCAGGACACGTTGGGCCCGATGGCGCGCACGGTCGCCGACGTGGCGACCGTCCTGACGGCGCTGACGGGCTTCGACGAGCACGACCCGGCAACTCGCGACGGTGCCAAGCACGCAGCGCCTGACTATCGCCGATTCCTCGACCCGGTGGCCTTGCGCGGAGCCCGCCTCGGAGTGGCCCGGGAGTGCTTCGGACAGCACGAGGGAACCGACGCACTGGTCGACGATGCTGTCGCCCGGCTCGCGGAACTGGGCGCGCAGATTGTGGACCCGGTTCGGGCGAGCTCATTGCCCTTCTTCGGAGACCTCGAAGTCGAACTCTTCAGCTATGGCCTCAAGGCGAGTCTCAACGGCTATCTCGGCAGCCATCCTGGTGCCGGGGTGCGAAGCCTCGAAGAATTGATCGCGTTCAACGAGCAGAACGCCTCTCGGGTGATGCCGTACTTCGGCCAGGAGTTTCTCGAGCAGGCCCAATCCAAGGGCGATCTGACTGATGCGAACTACCTTCGGGTCGCGGCCGAGCTGCGTCGTCGCGGGCGCGACGAGGGAATCGACAAGGCGATGCGTGAACACCGACTCGACGCGATCGTCGCACCCACTGAAGGCTCGCCGGCTTTCGTCATCGACCCCGTGGTCGGTGACAATATTCTTCCGGGCGGTTGCTCGACACCGCCGGCGGTCGCCGGATACCCGCACATCTCCGTTCCCGCCGGCTATGTCCGCGGTCTGCCGGTCGGGCTGTCATTCTTCGCTGGTG
It includes:
- a CDS encoding amidase; this translates as MRVPARPSPTSSRQSRDHPGAAITMEPPEFTIADAQTAFDRGEWTAAGLVDRYLTRIRQIDRSGPTLRSMIEVNPDAVAIAEALDAERARGRTRGPLHGVPIVVKDNIDTGDTMATTAGSLALEGNIASRDAFVARKLRDTGAVILGKTNMSEWGYLRSTRPCSGWSSRGGQVRNAYVLDRSPLGSSSGSAVAVAANLCIGAIGAEVDGSIVRPASSSSIVGLKPTVGLVSRAGAIGVAAPQDTLGPMARTVADVATVLTALTGFDEHDPATRDGAKHAAPDYRRFLDPVALRGARLGVARECFGQHEGTDALVDDAVARLAELGAQIVDPVRASSLPFFGDLEVELFSYGLKASLNGYLGSHPGAGVRSLEELIAFNEQNASRVMPYFGQEFLEQAQSKGDLTDANYLRVAAELRRRGRDEGIDKAMREHRLDAIVAPTEGSPAFVIDPVVGDNILPGGCSTPPAVAGYPHISVPAGYVRGLPVGLSFFAGAFQEPKIIAYAYAFEQATQVRRPPDFAPTLPS